Proteins encoded together in one Pseudomonas sp. ADAK13 window:
- a CDS encoding thiolase family protein, producing the protein MREVVIVDSVRTGLAKSFRGKFNQTRPDDMAAHCVNALLTRNGIDPATVEDCIVGAGSNEGAQGYNIGRNVAVLSQLGTGTAGMTLNRFCSSGLQAIAIAANQIASGCSDIIVAGGVESISLTMKSVNTDNLINPLLKEQVPGIYFPMGQTAEIVARRYHVSREEQDLYALQSQQRTAQAQADGLFDDEIVPMAVKYKVEDKNTGAVQVLDGVVDRDDCNRPDTTLASLAGLKPVFAEDGSVTAGNSSQLSDGASMTLVMSLEKALELGLKPKAFFRGFTVAGCEPDEMGIGPVFSVPKLLKARGLAVADIDLWELNEAFASQCLYARNRLEIDNAKYNVNGGSISIGHPFGMTGSRQVGHLVRELQRRNLRYGIVTMCVGGGMGATGLFEAVR; encoded by the coding sequence ATGCGTGAAGTAGTGATCGTCGACAGCGTGCGAACCGGCCTGGCCAAGTCCTTTCGCGGCAAATTCAACCAGACCCGCCCCGATGACATGGCGGCCCATTGCGTCAATGCGCTGCTGACCCGCAACGGCATCGACCCGGCGACTGTCGAGGACTGCATCGTCGGCGCCGGTTCCAACGAAGGCGCGCAGGGCTACAACATCGGGCGCAACGTGGCGGTGCTGTCCCAACTGGGCACCGGCACGGCGGGCATGACCCTCAACCGCTTCTGTTCCTCGGGCTTGCAGGCGATCGCCATTGCGGCCAACCAGATTGCGTCCGGTTGCAGCGACATCATCGTCGCCGGCGGGGTTGAGTCGATCAGCCTGACCATGAAGAGTGTGAACACCGACAACCTGATCAACCCGTTGCTCAAGGAGCAGGTGCCGGGCATCTACTTCCCCATGGGGCAGACGGCGGAAATCGTTGCGCGGCGCTATCACGTCAGTCGTGAGGAGCAGGATCTGTATGCGCTGCAAAGCCAGCAGCGTACGGCCCAGGCCCAGGCTGACGGGTTGTTTGATGATGAAATCGTGCCGATGGCGGTGAAGTACAAGGTTGAGGACAAGAACACCGGGGCGGTGCAGGTGCTGGACGGGGTAGTGGATCGGGATGACTGCAATCGTCCGGATACGACCTTGGCCAGTCTTGCGGGGTTGAAGCCGGTGTTTGCCGAGGATGGGTCGGTGACGGCGGGGAATTCGTCGCAGTTGTCTGACGGGGCGTCGATGACGCTGGTGATGAGTTTGGAAAAGGCGCTGGAATTGGGGTTGAAGCCGAAGGCGTTTTTCCGCGGGTTTACGGTGGCCGGGTGTGAGCCGGATGAGATGGGTATCGGGCCGGTGTTTTCGGTGCCCAAGTTGCTCAAGGCCCGGGGGCTGGCGGTGGCGGATATTGATTTGTGGGAATTGAATGAGGCGTTTGCTTCGCAGTGCCTGTATGCGCGTAATCGGCTGGAAATTGATAATGCCAAGTACAACGTTAATGGCGGGTCGATTTCCATCGGGCACCCGTTTGGGATGACGGGCTCG
- the pap gene encoding polyphosphate:AMP phosphotransferase, translated as MFESAEIGHAIDKETYDAEVPALREALLEVQYELQQQKRFPVIILINGIEGAGKGETVKLLNEWMDPRLIEVRTFDQQTDEELARPPAWRYWRQLPAKGRMGIFFGNWYSQMLQGRVHGEIKDARLDQAIAGAERLEKMLCDEGALIFKFWFHLSKKQMKSRLKALQDDPLHSWRISPLDWQQSKTYDKFVHFGERILRRTSRDYAPWFVIEGVDAHYRGLTVGKILLEGLQNALKLSKGKTSGMNPAPLPSAVDQMSLLNSLDMSLSLEKADYEEQLITEQARFSGLMRDKRMRKHALVTVFEGNDAAGKGGAIRRVAAALDPRQYHIVPIAAPSEDERAQPYLWRFWQKIPSRGMFTVFDRSWYGRVLVERIEGFCTPTDWMRAYGEINDFEEQLRDAGVIVVKFWLAIDKQTQLERFQAREEIPFKRFKITEDDWRNRDKWDDYRAAVGDMVDRTSTEIAPWTLVEANDKRWARVKVLRTINRALEEAFDKTDKHDKKDKKK; from the coding sequence ATGTTCGAATCTGCCGAAATCGGTCACGCCATCGACAAAGAAACCTACGACGCCGAAGTGCCGGCCCTGCGTGAAGCCTTGCTGGAAGTGCAGTACGAGCTTCAGCAGCAAAAGCGCTTCCCGGTGATCATTCTGATCAATGGCATCGAAGGCGCCGGCAAGGGCGAAACCGTCAAACTGTTGAATGAATGGATGGACCCGCGCCTGATCGAGGTGCGCACCTTCGACCAGCAGACCGACGAAGAACTGGCCCGCCCGCCGGCCTGGCGTTACTGGCGCCAGCTGCCGGCAAAAGGCCGTATGGGCATCTTTTTTGGAAACTGGTACAGCCAGATGCTGCAGGGGCGTGTGCATGGCGAGATCAAGGATGCGCGGCTGGACCAGGCCATCGCCGGGGCTGAGCGTCTGGAGAAGATGCTCTGCGACGAAGGCGCGCTGATCTTCAAGTTCTGGTTCCACCTCTCGAAAAAGCAAATGAAATCCCGGCTCAAGGCCTTGCAGGACGACCCGCTGCACAGCTGGCGCATCAGCCCGCTGGATTGGCAGCAATCGAAGACCTACGACAAGTTTGTGCATTTTGGTGAGCGCATCCTGCGCCGCACCAGCCGTGACTATGCGCCGTGGTTTGTGATCGAGGGTGTGGATGCGCATTACCGTGGGCTGACAGTGGGCAAGATCCTGCTCGAAGGCCTGCAAAACGCCTTGAAACTGTCCAAGGGTAAAACCAGCGGCATGAACCCCGCACCGCTGCCGTCGGCGGTTGACCAGATGAGCCTGCTCAACAGCCTGGACATGAGCCTGAGCCTTGAAAAGGCCGATTACGAAGAGCAACTGATCACCGAGCAGGCGCGGTTTTCCGGGCTGATGCGCGACAAGCGCATGCGCAAGCACGCCCTGGTGACGGTATTTGAAGGCAACGACGCCGCTGGCAAGGGCGGGGCGATCCGCCGGGTGGCGGCGGCCCTGGACCCCCGGCAGTACCACATCGTACCGATTGCCGCGCCCAGCGAAGACGAGCGCGCCCAGCCTTACCTGTGGCGTTTCTGGCAGAAAATCCCGTCGCGCGGCATGTTCACCGTGTTCGACCGCTCGTGGTACGGCCGGGTGCTGGTGGAGCGTATCGAAGGCTTCTGCACGCCCACGGACTGGATGCGCGCCTACGGCGAGATCAACGACTTTGAAGAGCAACTGCGCGACGCCGGGGTGATCGTGGTCAAGTTCTGGCTGGCGATCGACAAGCAGACGCAGTTGGAGCGGTTCCAGGCGCGGGAGGAAATTCCGTTCAAGCGCTTCAAGATCACCGAGGACGACTGGCGCAACCGCGACAAGTGGGACGACTACCGGGCGGCGGTGGGTGACATGGTGGACCGCACCAGCACCGAGATTGCACCGTGGACGTTGGTCGAGGCCAATGACAAGCGCTGGGCGCGGGTGAAGGTGTTGCGCACCATCAACCGGGCGCTGGAAGAAGCGTTCGACAAGACCGACAAGCATGACAAGAAGGACAAGAAGAAGTAG